A region of the Gemmatimonadota bacterium genome:
TGGCAAACCAAAAGGCTCCTATCACCGGGGCTTTACTTGCTTTGGCATCATCTATCTCGCCGATGTACCCGAGCCTTATAGTGGGAATTTCACTGTCTGGCCCGGGTCCCATCATGTCTATGAAGACTATCTCAATAAGGAGGGCATTGAAATTCTCTCCAATGGACAGCCACGTATCGACCAGCCCGAGTCGCCGCATATGATCACCGGTCAGGCAGGGGATCTCATTCTCGCTCATTTTTTGGTGTATCACTGCGCCAGTCCCAATGCCTCTCCCAATATTCGCTATGCCACAATTGCCCGCATGAGCCATGTTGATTGCGCAAAAAACGGCAACGACTGCTTTACCGACATCTGGCGAGAATTTCCCTGCGTCCGCGAAGTGATGGGCCTTGACTGAGAACTTCAAGCGACTGACGTAAAGGAGATTGTATGACAGCAAAAACCCTGATTGACTACTTTCTTCCCATGGAGCCTCGGGGGCCTCTGGTCTCCGAGGGAGTCTGGGGCGATCCGAATGTGTTGCCGCGCGACATCCACAACGGGCTGGAAGATGTCAGGCTGGAGAACTGGTGCTACTGGGACGGTAAGATCGTAAAGGACGATGAGGGGCGCTATCACATCTATGCCAGCCGCTGGCATCACGCCTTTACGCACCGCACCGGCTGGAAAGAAGACTCAAAGGGCATACACGCTGTCAGCGATCACGTTATGGGTCCCTATGAAGACAAGGGCCTTCTCTGGCCCCACTGGCAGGGCGGTAAGGGACACAATGTGATCGGACTGAGGATGCACGATGGTCGGTACGCCACGGTGACAAGTGAGATTACTGAGGGAGAGGTCTTTGTTTCCGAATCGCCAGACGGCCCGTTTGAACTGCTCGGCAGGATCAAGGTAGATTTCAACGGATTTGATCCGGCACTTGCCCGCTATGAAAGGAACGGCCGCATGGCCAATGTCAAAATCCTGCTGCGACCAGAGGGGAGATACATGATTGTCCCCCGGTCCACTGCTACCCTGATCAGCGAAAGCGGCATTCTGGGGCCTTATAAGATCATGAGCGATCGGTTGTACGATAAATATCCAGAGTTGCCTCAGACGCGGAATGAGGACCCCACTGTCTGGTACAGCGGCGGCCTGTATCACATTGTGTACAACCATTGGCCTACCGGAATATCTTATCACTTTACGTCCGAAGATGGTATTCATAACTGGACGTATCGGGGCGTTGCCTTCCGCAAAGAGGCCATGGTATTTCGCTATACAGATGGAACTGTGAACCACTGGGAGATGGTAGAGCGTCCGACCGCATATGTAGAAGACGGCCACGTCACGCACTTCATCTTTTCGGTCATTGATGTGAAGAAAGCGGAAGACCTGGGAAACGATAATCACGCCAGCAAGATTGTCGTCGTGCCGTTCGACGGAGCGTCGTTTGATCGGGACATGCAGGAGATTGTGGCAGCAGAAAAGGCAACGGGCTAAAAGTTCTCATTATCTGCCCGGCAGATTTTTCGCACGGTTCACGAGATTTTGGACATCCATGTATGGTTCGGGGGCTGTGGATCTCCAGACGGCCTCGCCGGTTGCATCCAGCAGAACTGTGCCGTGCGTTGGGCTGGTGTGGGCCATTCCAAACCAGCCTGCCCATTTGCCAGCAGTGTCTGAGATTAGGCTCGACGACAGCGCAGCAACTCTCTCCTGGTCCGGCTCGGATTCTGGCGTGATGATCACCAGGTTGATGTCGTTCTCCCGAAGCACCTTGTCGAACAAACGCGCGTGCTCGTAACAATGCCCGCATTGAACGCCAGTGATGAATGTGACGACGGTCGTCTTGCCAGTGATCAGGCTGAGTTGCTCTGGTTCTTCCACAACCAGGAACTGTCCCATCATCCCGTTGTCTTCGTGTTCCAGGACGTGGCAGTGGTACATGTATGGTACCTGAGGATCAGCATATCGCTCGAAGGCCATGATGATCCGAACGAGATCGCCTGGAGGCACCAGGACTGTGTCTTTCCATCCGAGGTCGGCACTGGTGGATGGTTGGCCGTTGCGGTCGAGAATTTGAAACTGGACCGGATGGAGGTGGAAAGGGTGAGGCTGACCGCCGCGATTATGCACTTCCCAAATCTCAATGTCTCCCAATCGCACGACCTCATCAATTCTCGCCATATCCATTGTCTTGCCGTTGATCGGTGGTCCCCCTCGACCTCCTCGACCTCCTCGACCTCCTTGTCCTCGTCCGCCTTGTAGAGCCTCCAGATTCCGGGTGATGCGTTGTTGTATGTTTTGTAGTCGTCCCCCTCGTCCGCCTCGACCACCTTGTCGGGGTCCAGCCAAAACCATCGGACGGGTTTTGGCGGCGAGTGAGGGATCGATGCGGGAGATGGTGTTGAGGCGCTCTGGCAGTGCGTGAGATGCACGTTTTGCCGGCTGGGGAACGATCTTTAACAATTGCAGATTCCCCGTGCCGATTCCCCAGAAAAACGACGTGATCGTCCTCAGAAACCCGGCTTCCGGATAGCTTTTCAACACGACTTCAGCACCGTCGCTGAAGTCAACCAGGATCTCGGCTCGCTCGCCGGGTGCGAGGATCACGCGGTTGGTTTGGAGGGGCGTCTCGAGGAATCCGCCATCTGTGGCGATCTGATGAAACTCTCGGTTATCGTCAAAGCCGATGTAGTAGATACGCGCATTCGAGCCGTTTAACAGTCTGAATCGAATGCGACGCGACTCAACCTGGAGAAATGGATTCCAGGTTCCATTGATCAGCATGGTGTTTCCAAAGACAGCACCCTGGTTGCGGGCAAAGCGAAACGCACCATCGTTGTCAAATAGTCGGTCCTGGAGCACGAGTGGAATGTCGTCAACGCCGTAGGTCTTTGGCAGGTCCAGCGCATCACTGTTATCGTCATCGATCCACATGAGGCCAGCGACTCCCCGATAGACCTGCCGCCCCGTACTGCCATGCGGATGCGGGTGGTACCATAACGGAGCGGCCTGTTGATCGACTGGAAAGCTGGCAGTCCATGATTCTCCAGGCTCGATTTTCTGATGTGGTGTGCCGTCCATGCGAGCGGGAACGTGCATTCCGTGCCAGTGCATTGTCGTTATTTCATCCAGGTTATTCTGGACGATCAGATCGACATCTTCGCCTCGCCGCAGTCGTAGTGTCGGTCCCAGAAACGGTCCGTTAACGCCAGCTGTCGGTGTTTGTTTGCCTGGCAAGAACTCTCGGCTTCCTTCGGCAACGGTCAGGTGAAACTGCCGCCGTCCATCTACAACGGTTCCAAATAACTGTTTGGGAATCAGCAGCTTATTCTCAAAGGTCAACCCAGTGTTTGTGGCTCGGATGAACAACAGCCAGTAGCAGGTCACGCCCAATAACAGTACGACAATCAACAGTTCTATTGTGATTGGCTTCAGCCGTCGGGACCTGGTCG
Encoded here:
- a CDS encoding phytanoyl-CoA dioxygenase family protein translates to GKPKGSYHRGFTCFGIIYLADVPEPYSGNFTVWPGSHHVYEDYLNKEGIEILSNGQPRIDQPESPHMITGQAGDLILAHFLVYHCASPNASPNIRYATIARMSHVDCAKNGNDCFTDIWREFPCVREVMGLD
- a CDS encoding multicopper oxidase domain-containing protein produces the protein MPANTATRSRRLKPITIELLIVVLLLGVTCYWLLFIRATNTGLTFENKLLIPKQLFGTVVDGRRQFHLTVAEGSREFLPGKQTPTAGVNGPFLGPTLRLRRGEDVDLIVQNNLDEITTMHWHGMHVPARMDGTPHQKIEPGESWTASFPVDQQAAPLWYHPHPHGSTGRQVYRGVAGLMWIDDDNSDALDLPKTYGVDDIPLVLQDRLFDNDGAFRFARNQGAVFGNTMLINGTWNPFLQVESRRIRFRLLNGSNARIYYIGFDDNREFHQIATDGGFLETPLQTNRVILAPGERAEILVDFSDGAEVVLKSYPEAGFLRTITSFFWGIGTGNLQLLKIVPQPAKRASHALPERLNTISRIDPSLAAKTRPMVLAGPRQGGRGGRGGRLQNIQQRITRNLEALQGGRGQGGRGGRGGRGGPPINGKTMDMARIDEVVRLGDIEIWEVHNRGGQPHPFHLHPVQFQILDRNGQPSTSADLGWKDTVLVPPGDLVRIIMAFERYADPQVPYMYHCHVLEHEDNGMMGQFLVVEEPEQLSLITGKTTVVTFITGVQCGHCYEHARLFDKVLRENDINLVIITPESEPDQERVAALSSSLISDTAGKWAGWFGMAHTSPTHGTVLLDATGEAVWRSTAPEPYMDVQNLVNRAKNLPGR